In one window of Bradyrhizobium sp. AZCC 1721 DNA:
- a CDS encoding acyltransferase family protein: MTSISTMGHADVGAVPKAKSRNLSLDRARTFLTLVVLLHHAVIPYTYFGHTDPTSFFGFDMIVLATDSFFMAMFFFLSGLFAWSGIARKGPLSYLADRLLRLGLPFVICAFTVIPLAYYAISLRHHPEIGFSEYWWNMITKGPWPSGPIWFLWVLLSFDVVACILYRLSPNLLDPINRLSLHGRRRPAVFFAVMLAVTAAFYIPGLVHYGHSSWFEFGPFSVQHGRVMLYASYFFFGAGIGVAQMDRGLLAADGRMAKVSWDWMVLAIVPYCLLWVLIFIKREILGNPSPLPDWYEALYAICFTVFSVAIMFLILAFFQRFRQSGSAKLLDPMQADAYGMFLVHYPIALWLQYWLFDYELPAIVKATIGFVLTVLLSWGITRALRQIPGATKVL; encoded by the coding sequence ATGACATCGATTTCCACCATGGGGCATGCCGACGTGGGCGCAGTGCCCAAGGCCAAATCGCGAAACCTTTCGCTCGATCGCGCGCGCACCTTCCTGACGCTGGTGGTGCTGCTCCACCACGCCGTCATCCCCTATACCTATTTCGGTCATACCGATCCGACGTCATTCTTCGGCTTCGACATGATCGTGCTCGCCACTGACAGTTTCTTCATGGCGATGTTCTTTTTCCTGTCGGGACTGTTCGCCTGGTCTGGTATCGCCCGGAAGGGACCGCTGAGCTATTTGGCAGATCGCCTGCTTCGGCTTGGCTTGCCTTTCGTGATCTGCGCCTTCACGGTCATTCCGCTCGCCTATTACGCCATCTCCCTGCGGCACCATCCCGAGATCGGCTTTTCGGAATACTGGTGGAATATGATCACGAAGGGCCCGTGGCCGAGCGGGCCGATCTGGTTCCTTTGGGTCCTGCTCAGTTTCGACGTGGTGGCCTGCATCCTGTATCGGCTGTCACCCAACCTGCTCGATCCGATCAACCGCCTCTCGCTGCACGGTCGTCGCCGCCCCGCAGTGTTCTTCGCGGTCATGCTTGCCGTCACCGCCGCGTTCTACATTCCCGGGCTGGTTCACTATGGACATAGCAGTTGGTTCGAGTTCGGGCCGTTCTCGGTCCAGCACGGGCGCGTGATGCTCTATGCGAGCTACTTCTTTTTCGGCGCCGGCATCGGCGTTGCGCAAATGGATCGCGGGCTGCTCGCGGCAGACGGCCGAATGGCGAAGGTGAGCTGGGACTGGATGGTGCTAGCGATCGTTCCGTATTGCCTCTTGTGGGTGCTGATCTTCATCAAGCGCGAAATACTGGGCAACCCGTCGCCGTTGCCGGACTGGTATGAAGCGCTCTACGCCATCTGCTTCACCGTCTTCAGCGTGGCCATCATGTTTCTGATACTGGCCTTTTTCCAGAGGTTCAGGCAATCGGGCTCAGCCAAGCTACTCGATCCGATGCAGGCGGACGCCTACGGCATGTTCCTGGTGCACTACCCGATCGCACTGTGGCTGCAATACTGGCTGTTCGATTATGAGCTGCCGGCGATCGTCAAGGCCACGATCGGGTTCGTACTGACGGTACTGTTGAGCTGGGGGATCACGCGCGCGCTGCGGCAGATCCCGGGCGCGACGAAGGTGCTTTGA
- a CDS encoding DMT family transporter, which yields MPPDAPQARRGWRDYALLLALACCWSSTYPLTKIGLGSIPPVTFISVRSLIAAGFLLVILRARGLRLPTNGKAWRLFAFQQTINSTIPFLMITWAQQYVAAAPTVVLASTTPIFAFLITWAITRHEPATLLRLIGAILGLAGTAVTIGLDTLGGLSSNLFAEMVILIATISFACATIFGLKLTDYDPMVVAAGSLLFGGTVLLPLALIVDHPWTLRPTAEALIATAAMGIFSSAFGLMLFYMCLTRLGTLTTNAQGYLRIPIGVGLSVLLLGEPVPPNLALGLVLVMAGVAAMTIPRGHYRKWIERLRGKPKG from the coding sequence TTGCCACCTGACGCGCCACAGGCACGTCGCGGCTGGCGCGACTATGCATTACTACTCGCGCTGGCGTGCTGCTGGAGCTCGACCTATCCGCTGACCAAGATTGGCCTCGGCTCGATCCCGCCGGTCACCTTCATCTCGGTGCGGTCGCTGATCGCGGCGGGCTTCCTACTGGTGATCCTGCGTGCCCGCGGCTTGCGGCTGCCGACGAACGGCAAGGCCTGGAGGCTGTTTGCATTCCAGCAGACCATCAACTCGACCATTCCTTTCCTGATGATCACCTGGGCGCAGCAATATGTGGCGGCGGCGCCGACCGTGGTGCTGGCCTCGACCACGCCGATCTTCGCTTTCCTCATCACTTGGGCCATCACAAGGCATGAGCCGGCGACGCTGCTGAGGCTGATCGGCGCCATTCTGGGCCTGGCCGGTACGGCCGTGACCATCGGCCTCGATACGCTCGGCGGGCTCTCCAGCAACCTCTTTGCCGAAATGGTCATCTTGATCGCCACCATCTCGTTCGCCTGCGCCACGATCTTCGGGCTCAAGCTGACCGATTACGACCCGATGGTGGTGGCGGCGGGCTCGCTGTTGTTCGGCGGCACGGTATTGTTGCCGCTCGCGCTGATCGTCGATCATCCCTGGACCTTGCGGCCGACGGCCGAGGCGCTGATTGCCACCGCCGCGATGGGCATCTTCTCGAGCGCCTTCGGACTGATGCTGTTCTACATGTGCCTGACACGGCTCGGCACACTGACCACCAATGCGCAGGGATACTTGCGCATCCCGATCGGCGTCGGCCTGTCGGTCCTGCTGCTCGGCGAACCCGTGCCGCCGAACCTGGCGCTCGGCCTCGTGTTGGTGATGGCCGGCGTCGCTGCGATGACCATCCCACGCGGCCATTATCGCAAGTGGATCGAGCGCCTGCGCGGGAAGCCGAAAGGTTGA
- the egtD gene encoding L-histidine N(alpha)-methyltransferase — MNVHAAALAQTHPFDEQTSAFAGDVIGDLSQFPKRLSPKYFYDATGSELFEQITVLPEYYPTRTELGILRSRGDEIAALIPEGAALVEFGAGATTKVRLLLERCDFSAYVPVDISGDFLNAQAGGLRKDFPDLGVYPVAADFTAPFELPAEIADQPKVGFFPGSTLGNFEPHEARAFLRSARDILGKGAQMIIGVDLEKNERVLYDAYNDAAGVTARFNLNVLVRINRELGGNFDVSAFMHRSVYNRERHRIEMHLISKKAQSVRILGRNFSFRPGESIHTESSYKYSFDRFTALARESGWSVRESWNDRDQMFSVHALAASD; from the coding sequence ATGAATGTGCATGCCGCCGCTTTGGCCCAAACGCACCCGTTCGACGAACAGACCTCCGCCTTTGCCGGCGACGTGATCGGCGACCTCTCGCAGTTCCCCAAGCGGCTGTCGCCGAAATATTTTTACGACGCCACGGGCTCTGAGCTGTTCGAGCAGATCACGGTGCTGCCGGAATATTACCCCACCCGCACCGAGCTCGGCATCCTGCGCAGCCGCGGCGACGAAATCGCCGCACTCATTCCGGAAGGTGCGGCCCTGGTCGAATTCGGCGCCGGCGCGACCACCAAGGTCCGCCTGCTATTGGAGCGCTGCGATTTTTCCGCCTATGTCCCGGTCGATATTTCCGGCGATTTCCTGAACGCGCAGGCCGGCGGCTTGCGCAAGGATTTTCCCGATCTCGGCGTTTATCCGGTTGCCGCCGATTTCACCGCGCCGTTCGAGCTGCCGGCGGAAATCGCAGACCAGCCCAAGGTCGGCTTCTTTCCGGGATCGACACTCGGCAATTTCGAGCCGCACGAGGCGCGCGCCTTCCTGCGCAGCGCACGCGACATTCTGGGCAAAGGCGCACAGATGATCATCGGCGTCGACCTCGAGAAGAACGAGCGGGTGCTTTACGACGCCTATAACGACGCCGCCGGCGTCACCGCGCGGTTCAATCTCAATGTACTGGTCCGCATCAACCGCGAGCTCGGCGGCAATTTCGACGTCTCCGCCTTCATGCACCGCTCGGTCTATAATCGCGAGCGCCATCGCATCGAGATGCACTTGATTTCCAAGAAGGCGCAGAGCGTGCGCATCCTGGGACGGAATTTTTCATTCCGTCCCGGCGAGAGCATCCACACCGAGTCGAGCTACAAATACAGCTTCGACCGCTTCACCGCGTTGGCGCGCGAGTCCGGCTGGTCGGTGCGGGAATCCTGGAACGATCGCGACCAGATGTTCTCCGTTCACGCGCTGGCGGCGTCGGACTGA
- a CDS encoding BolA family protein, translating to MPMDAHDIESMIKAAIPDAEVTIRDLAGDGDHYAATVISESFRGKSRVQQHQIVYQSLKGQMGGLLHALALQTGVPGGPGVPER from the coding sequence ATGCCGATGGATGCCCACGATATCGAGTCGATGATCAAGGCAGCTATCCCCGATGCCGAGGTGACGATCCGCGATCTCGCAGGCGATGGCGACCACTACGCCGCGACCGTGATCTCGGAGTCGTTCCGTGGCAAGTCGCGGGTGCAGCAGCACCAGATCGTCTACCAGTCGCTCAAGGGGCAGATGGGCGGCTTGCTGCATGCGCTGGCGCTGCAGACCGGGGTACCTGGCGGACCCGGGGTACCGGAGAGGTAG
- the purL gene encoding phosphoribosylformylglycinamidine synthase subunit PurL, with product MNEPQITPELVASHGLKPDEYERILKLIGRVPTFTELGIFSAMWNEHCSYKSSRIHLRGLPTKAPWVIQGPGENAGVIDIGDGQAVVFKMESHNHPSYIEPYQGATTGVGGILRDVFTMGARPIACLNALSFGAPEHPKTRHLVSGVVAGVGGYGNSFGVPTVGGQVRFHTRYDGNILVNAMAVGLAEADKIFYAAASGVNMPIVYLGSKTGRDGIHGASMASAEFDDDSAEKRPTVQVGDPFAEKLLLEACLEIMEKGCVIAIQDMGAAGLTCSAVEMGAKGDLGVELDLNAVPTRETGMSAYEMMLSESQERMLMVLKPEKEKEAEAIFKKWGLDFAVVGYTTPTKRFVVKHGGDVMADLPIKELGDEAPVYDRPHVPSAVLPMLQAREVEPPVGISAALEKLIGTPELCSKRWVWEQYDHVILGNTVQRPGGDAAVVRVEDGPKGLALTVDVTPRYCEADPFEGGKQAVAEAWRNITAVGGRPLAITDNLNFGNPERPEIMGQFVGCLKGISEACRTLDFPVVSGNVSLYNETNGRGILPTPSIGGVGLLDDFTKSATLAFKAAGEAILLIGDTQGWLGQSVYLRDICGREEGAPPPVDLAAEKRNGDVVRGMIHAGTATAVHDVSDGGLLIALAEMAIASGIGAQLLAAPNAIVPHAYWFGEDQARYIVTVSAADAGLVLAKMKGAGVPCARIGTTGGDAIAVAGEAPVAVDALKTAFEHWLPAYMSGKAA from the coding sequence ATGAACGAGCCCCAGATCACCCCCGAACTCGTCGCCAGCCATGGTCTCAAGCCCGACGAGTATGAGCGCATCCTCAAGCTGATCGGGCGGGTGCCGACGTTCACCGAGCTCGGGATTTTCTCGGCGATGTGGAACGAGCACTGCTCGTACAAATCCTCGCGCATCCATCTGCGCGGCTTGCCGACCAAGGCGCCCTGGGTGATCCAGGGCCCGGGCGAGAACGCGGGCGTGATCGACATCGGGGACGGGCAGGCGGTGGTCTTCAAGATGGAGAGCCACAACCACCCGAGCTACATCGAGCCGTATCAAGGCGCCACCACCGGCGTCGGCGGCATTTTGCGCGATGTGTTCACGATGGGTGCGCGGCCTATTGCCTGCCTCAATGCGCTTTCCTTTGGCGCGCCGGAGCATCCGAAGACGCGCCATCTGGTGTCGGGCGTGGTGGCCGGTGTCGGCGGCTACGGCAATTCCTTCGGCGTGCCGACGGTCGGCGGCCAGGTGCGCTTCCACACCCGCTACGACGGCAACATCCTGGTCAACGCGATGGCGGTCGGCCTCGCCGAGGCCGACAAGATCTTCTATGCGGCAGCCTCCGGCGTGAACATGCCGATCGTCTATCTCGGCTCCAAGACCGGCCGCGACGGCATTCACGGCGCCTCGATGGCATCGGCCGAATTCGACGATGATTCCGCCGAGAAGCGGCCGACGGTGCAGGTCGGCGATCCCTTCGCGGAAAAGCTCTTGCTGGAGGCCTGCCTGGAGATCATGGAAAAAGGTTGCGTGATCGCGATCCAGGACATGGGCGCGGCGGGCCTGACATGCTCGGCGGTCGAGATGGGCGCCAAGGGCGATCTCGGCGTCGAACTCGATCTCAACGCGGTGCCGACCCGTGAAACCGGCATGAGCGCCTACGAGATGATGCTGTCGGAAAGCCAGGAGCGCATGCTCATGGTGCTCAAGCCCGAGAAGGAAAAAGAGGCCGAGGCGATCTTCAAGAAGTGGGGCCTCGATTTCGCCGTGGTCGGCTACACGACGCCGACCAAGCGCTTCGTGGTCAAGCATGGCGGCGACGTGATGGCCGATCTGCCGATCAAGGAATTGGGCGACGAGGCGCCGGTGTATGACCGCCCGCACGTCCCGTCCGCGGTCTTGCCGATGCTGCAGGCACGCGAAGTGGAGCCCCCAGTTGGCATTTCGGCGGCGCTGGAGAAGCTGATCGGCACGCCGGAGCTGTGTTCGAAGCGCTGGGTCTGGGAGCAATACGACCACGTCATTCTGGGCAACACCGTGCAGCGTCCGGGCGGCGATGCCGCGGTGGTGCGCGTCGAGGACGGGCCGAAGGGGCTCGCGCTCACCGTCGACGTCACGCCGCGCTATTGCGAGGCTGATCCGTTCGAAGGCGGCAAGCAGGCCGTCGCCGAAGCCTGGCGCAACATCACCGCGGTCGGCGGCCGGCCGCTCGCGATCACCGACAATCTCAATTTCGGCAATCCCGAACGGCCCGAAATCATGGGCCAGTTCGTCGGCTGCCTGAAGGGCATTTCCGAAGCCTGCCGCACGCTCGATTTCCCTGTCGTGTCGGGCAACGTCTCGCTCTACAACGAAACCAACGGCCGCGGCATCCTGCCGACGCCCTCGATCGGCGGTGTCGGTCTGCTCGACGATTTCACCAAGTCGGCGACGCTGGCTTTCAAGGCGGCCGGCGAAGCGATCCTCCTGATCGGCGATACGCAAGGCTGGCTCGGACAGTCCGTCTACCTGCGCGACATCTGCGGCCGCGAAGAAGGCGCGCCGCCGCCGGTCGATCTGGCCGCCGAAAAGCGCAACGGCGACGTGGTCCGCGGCATGATCCACGCCGGCACGGCAACCGCGGTGCATGACGTCTCCGACGGTGGCCTGCTGATCGCGCTGGCCGAGATGGCGATTGCCAGTGGCATCGGCGCGCAGCTATTGGCGGCGCCGAACGCGATCGTGCCGCACGCTTACTGGTTCGGCGAGGATCAGGCGCGCTATATCGTAACGGTGTCCGCGGCCGACGCCGGCCTGGTGCTGGCGAAGATGAAGGGCGCCGGCGTGCCCTGTGCGCGGATCGGCACCACGGGTGGCGATGCGATCGCGGTTGCCGGTGAAGCGCCGGTCGCTGTGGATGCGCTGAAAACGGCGTTCGAGCACTGGCTGCCGGCCTACATGAGCGGCAAGGCGGCGTAG
- a CDS encoding magnesium and cobalt transport protein CorA, producing the protein MNVPSLATAETEPMTSEGVVAAGVYVDGRRVANIAIEEASSWRSKPGHVVWIGLYEPDLALLKSVQQQFDLHDLAIEDANHAHQRPKIEQYGDGLFIVARTAQLIQGRIAFGETHLFVGEGYLVSVRHGASTSYAAVRERCESCPRALARGEDYILYAILDFIVDNYSPVLETIHDEVEKIEDDVLASTITRAQVERLYMLRRDLLRLRNAIGPLVEVCRRLEHDNLPMVRSTMQALFRDVTDHVRTIQERTDSMREVLAFAFEASLLVGQAHETAVSKKLASWLAIIAVPTALAGVYGMNFKHMPELEWDYGYFLVLGLMLTACTGLYWRFRSVGWL; encoded by the coding sequence ATGAATGTCCCGTCGCTGGCGACCGCAGAGACCGAACCGATGACGTCCGAAGGTGTCGTCGCGGCCGGTGTTTACGTCGATGGCCGCCGCGTCGCCAATATCGCCATCGAGGAGGCTTCGAGCTGGCGCAGCAAGCCCGGCCACGTCGTCTGGATCGGCCTGTATGAGCCGGATCTGGCGCTACTGAAAAGCGTGCAGCAGCAGTTCGACCTGCACGACCTCGCGATCGAGGACGCCAACCACGCCCATCAGCGGCCCAAGATCGAGCAATATGGCGACGGCCTGTTCATCGTGGCGCGAACGGCGCAACTGATCCAGGGCAGGATCGCGTTCGGCGAAACTCATTTGTTCGTTGGCGAAGGCTATCTCGTCTCGGTCCGCCACGGCGCATCGACCTCGTATGCAGCAGTGCGCGAACGCTGCGAGAGCTGCCCCCGCGCGCTGGCGCGTGGCGAGGACTATATTCTCTACGCCATCCTCGATTTCATCGTCGACAACTATTCCCCTGTCCTGGAAACCATCCACGACGAGGTCGAGAAGATTGAAGACGACGTCCTCGCCAGCACCATCACGCGGGCCCAGGTCGAACGGCTCTACATGCTGCGCCGGGATCTATTGCGACTGCGCAATGCGATTGGCCCCCTGGTGGAAGTCTGCCGCCGGCTCGAACACGACAACCTTCCGATGGTGCGTTCGACCATGCAGGCGCTGTTTCGCGATGTCACTGACCACGTCAGGACCATACAGGAGCGCACCGATTCAATGCGCGAGGTGCTGGCGTTCGCCTTCGAGGCAAGCCTTCTGGTCGGCCAGGCCCACGAGACGGCGGTCTCCAAGAAGCTGGCCTCGTGGCTCGCCATCATCGCCGTGCCGACGGCGTTGGCCGGAGTCTACGGGATGAATTTCAAGCACATGCCCGAACTGGAATGGGACTACGGATATTTCTTGGTGCTGGGGCTGATGCTCACCGCCTGCACCGGGCTGTACTGGCGTTTCCGCAGCGTGGGATGGCTGTGA
- a CDS encoding PaaI family thioesterase has product MNELPQNAFRNRPDLYVETEGEFAGWRTWTRDSFETHNGPFWHRMDENGRVQCAFRVEKKHLNGQRNVHGGCFMSFADYCLFAIASSVLEGPGVTVSFACEFLDAAREGELVECEGEITRAGGSLIFLRGVLKSGERSLFTFSGTIKRVKWKKPTGAAAVAT; this is encoded by the coding sequence GTGAACGAGCTGCCCCAAAACGCATTCCGCAACCGCCCAGACCTTTACGTCGAAACCGAGGGCGAATTCGCCGGCTGGCGGACCTGGACCCGCGACAGTTTTGAGACCCATAACGGCCCGTTCTGGCACCGGATGGACGAAAACGGCCGCGTGCAATGCGCGTTCCGGGTCGAGAAGAAGCACCTCAACGGGCAGCGCAACGTCCATGGCGGCTGCTTCATGTCGTTCGCCGATTACTGCTTGTTTGCGATCGCCTCCTCCGTGCTGGAGGGGCCGGGCGTCACGGTTTCGTTCGCGTGCGAGTTTCTCGACGCGGCGCGCGAGGGCGAACTGGTCGAATGCGAGGGCGAAATCACGCGCGCCGGCGGCTCGCTGATTTTCCTGCGCGGCGTGCTGAAATCCGGCGAACGGTCGCTGTTCACCTTCTCCGGCACCATCAAGCGGGTGAAGTGGAAGAAGCCGACTGGCGCCGCCGCCGTTGCCACCTGA
- a CDS encoding low temperature requirement protein A, with product MTDNAHGALFRRIVPHQHSRVTYAELFFDLVFVFAVTQISHTLLAHFTPLGALQVTLLFLAVWWVWVFTTWITNWLNPEKTPVRLLLFAMMLGGLVLSTSIPKAFDERGLWFAIAYAAMQVGKTIFLWLSTPPSRPRARMNAVRIAAWLSVSAVFWIAGGIAEGQPRLMLWAIALVIEYISPAVRFWIPRHGASSVADWMIEGGHMAERCALFIIIALGESVVVIGATFAELTWTTENVLAFTSAFLGSIAMWWIYFHIGAEAGSEQLSKSSEPGRLARLAYTYLHMPIVAGIIVAAVADELVLKHPGGHSDLKTVLSAIGGPLLFLLGTILFKLSFRGFLQLSHGAGIIALCALAWFASELSPLMLSILTTAIMIAVAVWETVSLRSDPAE from the coding sequence ATGACAGACAACGCACACGGCGCGCTGTTTCGCCGGATCGTGCCGCACCAGCATAGCCGCGTCACGTACGCGGAGCTGTTCTTCGACCTCGTTTTCGTCTTTGCGGTCACGCAAATTTCGCACACGCTGCTGGCTCACTTTACGCCGCTGGGCGCATTGCAGGTCACGCTGCTGTTTCTCGCGGTCTGGTGGGTATGGGTATTCACTACCTGGATCACCAACTGGCTCAATCCCGAAAAGACCCCGGTCCGGCTGCTGCTGTTCGCGATGATGCTGGGCGGGCTGGTGCTATCGACGTCCATCCCAAAGGCATTTGACGAGCGCGGCTTATGGTTTGCCATCGCCTATGCGGCGATGCAGGTCGGCAAGACGATATTTCTGTGGTTGTCGACGCCGCCGTCGCGGCCGCGGGCACGCATGAATGCCGTCCGGATCGCCGCCTGGCTTTCGGTGTCGGCCGTCTTCTGGATCGCCGGAGGGATAGCGGAAGGGCAGCCGCGCTTGATGCTGTGGGCCATTGCGCTCGTCATCGAATATATCTCGCCGGCGGTGCGGTTCTGGATTCCCCGCCACGGCGCGTCCTCGGTCGCGGACTGGATGATCGAAGGCGGCCACATGGCCGAGCGCTGCGCGCTGTTCATCATCATCGCGCTCGGCGAATCCGTCGTGGTGATCGGCGCAACCTTTGCCGAACTCACCTGGACCACCGAAAACGTTCTGGCGTTCACCTCGGCCTTCCTCGGCAGCATCGCGATGTGGTGGATCTATTTCCACATCGGCGCCGAAGCCGGCTCCGAACAGCTTTCAAAATCGAGCGAGCCGGGAAGGCTGGCGCGGCTCGCCTATACCTATCTGCACATGCCGATCGTGGCCGGCATCATCGTCGCGGCGGTGGCGGACGAACTGGTGCTGAAACACCCCGGCGGACATTCCGATCTCAAGACCGTACTGAGCGCGATCGGCGGCCCCTTGCTGTTTCTGCTCGGGACCATCCTGTTCAAGCTGAGCTTTCGCGGCTTCCTTCAGCTCTCCCACGGGGCGGGCATCATCGCGCTTTGCGCGCTCGCCTGGTTCGCAAGCGAGCTGTCGCCGTTGATGCTGTCGATCCTGACCACCGCGATCATGATCGCGGTCGCGGTGTGGGAAACGGTCTCGCTGCGATCCGACCCGGCAGAATAG
- a CDS encoding DUF427 domain-containing protein — MKLPGPDHPITITANPKRVRVSVGDVVIADTTRALTLKEASYPAVQYVPREDANMALMSRTERTTHCPYKGDANYFSINANGKRLENSIWTYETPFPAMAEIAGRLAFYPDKVTIEEVA; from the coding sequence ATGAAATTGCCCGGTCCCGACCATCCGATCACGATTACGGCAAACCCCAAGCGCGTCCGGGTCTCGGTGGGCGACGTGGTCATTGCCGATACCACCCGCGCGCTGACCTTGAAGGAAGCCAGCTATCCGGCGGTGCAATATGTGCCGCGCGAGGACGCCAATATGGCGTTAATGTCCCGCACCGAGCGGACCACGCACTGCCCCTACAAGGGGGACGCGAACTATTTCAGCATCAACGCCAACGGCAAGCGTCTCGAAAATTCGATCTGGACCTACGAGACGCCCTTCCCGGCCATGGCCGAGATCGCCGGCCGTCTGGCGTTCTATCCGGACAAGGTGACGATCGAGGAAGTGGCGTAG
- a CDS encoding tripartite tricarboxylate transporter substrate-binding protein, which yields MSRLTIVVVALLCAVAAHAQDYPKRPITMIVPFAAGGTSDVIARVVAEEMTKSLGQPIVIENVAGAGGSTALTRAARAEADGYTIAIGNAGTSAATYTIYPKLPFTPESFVPIAVVAKTFGIVALRKDFPAKNLQDFIAYAKKNPGKVNLGHAGVGSSNFLICKSFVQAAGIDVTLVGYRGAAPALTDAIGGQIDGVCDAAASVSQAIDDKLVRGLVVGSTVRLATLPGLPTSSESGLPEFEAQGWNGLFAPKGTPPAIIAKLNAAARTAVESEAVKKRFHDLSTVAPDANEHASEVLGQLVTRDVEKYKKLLEEKK from the coding sequence GTGTCGCGCCTGACGATTGTCGTTGTGGCGCTGCTGTGCGCCGTCGCAGCCCACGCGCAGGATTATCCCAAGCGTCCCATCACCATGATCGTGCCGTTCGCGGCCGGCGGCACCTCTGACGTGATCGCGCGTGTGGTTGCCGAGGAGATGACCAAGTCGCTCGGGCAGCCGATCGTGATCGAGAACGTCGCGGGCGCCGGCGGCTCGACTGCGCTGACGCGTGCCGCGCGGGCGGAAGCAGACGGCTATACCATCGCGATCGGCAATGCCGGCACCAGCGCCGCGACCTATACGATCTATCCGAAACTGCCGTTCACGCCGGAATCCTTCGTGCCGATCGCGGTCGTTGCGAAAACCTTCGGTATCGTCGCGTTGCGCAAGGATTTCCCCGCCAAGAACCTGCAGGATTTCATCGCCTATGCGAAGAAAAATCCCGGCAAGGTCAATCTCGGCCATGCCGGCGTCGGCTCCTCGAATTTCCTGATCTGCAAGAGCTTTGTGCAGGCGGCCGGCATCGACGTGACGCTGGTCGGCTATCGCGGCGCGGCACCGGCGCTGACGGATGCGATCGGCGGCCAGATCGACGGCGTCTGCGACGCGGCCGCGTCGGTGTCGCAGGCGATCGATGACAAGCTGGTAAGGGGCCTCGTCGTCGGCTCAACGGTGCGGCTTGCAACCTTGCCCGGCCTGCCGACTTCCTCCGAGTCCGGCCTTCCCGAATTCGAGGCGCAGGGCTGGAACGGCCTGTTCGCTCCAAAAGGCACGCCGCCTGCGATCATTGCGAAGCTGAACGCCGCCGCCAGAACCGCCGTCGAGAGCGAGGCGGTGAAGAAGCGTTTTCACGATCTTTCCACCGTTGCGCCCGACGCCAACGAGCACGCGAGCGAAGTGCTCGGCCAGTTGGTGACACGCGACGTCGAGAAGTACAAAAAGCTGCTGGAAGAGAAGAAATAG
- the purQ gene encoding phosphoribosylformylglycinamidine synthase subunit PurQ, which produces MKSAVLVFPGINRERDMARALKLASGQEAAMVWHADTALPKGTDLVVVPGGFSYGDYLRCGAIAARAPVMDAVRKYAADGGLVLGVCNGFQILCEAGLLPGVLMRNARLKFICQDVHLRVERSDTPFTRGYNAGQVIRVPVAHGEGNYEADEETVKRLEGEGRVLYRYCSAEGIVDEESNINGAAQSIAGIVNERGNVLGMMPHPENHVEDIMGCTDGRGLFAGLAAHLQKAA; this is translated from the coding sequence ATGAAATCCGCCGTCCTCGTCTTCCCTGGAATCAATCGCGAGCGCGACATGGCGCGCGCGCTCAAGCTCGCCTCGGGGCAGGAGGCTGCGATGGTGTGGCATGCCGACACTGCGCTGCCGAAGGGGACCGATCTGGTCGTAGTGCCCGGCGGGTTTTCCTATGGCGACTATCTTCGTTGCGGCGCCATTGCGGCGCGCGCACCTGTCATGGATGCGGTGCGCAAATATGCGGCCGATGGCGGGCTCGTGCTCGGCGTCTGCAACGGTTTTCAGATCCTGTGCGAAGCGGGCTTGCTGCCCGGCGTCTTGATGCGCAATGCTCGGCTGAAATTCATCTGTCAGGATGTGCATCTGCGGGTCGAGCGCTCGGATACGCCGTTCACGCGCGGCTACAATGCCGGCCAGGTCATTCGCGTGCCGGTCGCGCACGGCGAGGGCAATTACGAAGCCGACGAGGAGACCGTGAAGCGGCTGGAAGGCGAGGGGCGCGTGCTTTACCGCTATTGTTCCGCCGAGGGTATCGTCGACGAGGAGTCCAACATCAACGGTGCCGCGCAGTCGATCGCCGGCATCGTCAACGAGCGCGGCAACGTGCTCGGCATGATGCCGCACCCGGAAAACCACGTCGAAGACATCATGGGCTGCACCGACGGCCGCGGCCTGTTCGCAGGGCTAGCCGCGCATCTGCAAAAAGCCGCGTGA
- a CDS encoding DUF1328 domain-containing protein, which yields MTILKWALIFFLVSIVAGILGFTGISEASADIARFLFYVFVVIFLVLLILGLTIFRV from the coding sequence ATGACAATTCTCAAATGGGCGCTGATCTTCTTTCTGGTGTCGATCGTTGCCGGCATCCTCGGCTTCACCGGCATTTCGGAGGCCTCCGCCGACATCGCCCGCTTCCTGTTCTATGTCTTCGTCGTGATCTTCCTGGTGCTCCTGATCCTCGGGCTCACGATATTCAGGGTGTAG